A window from Purpureocillium takamizusanense chromosome 3, complete sequence encodes these proteins:
- a CDS encoding uncharacterized protein (EggNog:ENOG503P1G4~COG:E) — protein sequence MAHEIKGVYAALVTPFTHDQGPIDFDALDEHINRLVDAGIHGLVPGGSTGEFTALTTEERKRLVEAVVKSARGRVGVMAGVGDLSTAKTVELAEHAARAGADSLLVVPPFYDAPTLAELKEHLAEVHRASGLPIVYYNIPSATGLALTPAEMASLGDVGVRYLKDTSGNAAALTDMILSDELASRITVFNGWDTLTFYGLAAGAKGSVWGAANIVPELCVQLWDAVAVRGDLREGREVWKKIFPICKLLESGNYAAAVKTAMELRGWKTGGVRKPFAMTGGDARRRLAAALAAAGVGTDGAGERSPD from the coding sequence ATGGCGCACGAGATCAAGGGCGTCTACGCCGCTCTCGTCACCCCCTTTACGCACGACCAGGGGCCCATCGACtttgacgccctcgacgagcacatcaaccgcctcgtcgacgccggcatcCACGGCCTggtgcccggcggcagcaccggcgagTTCACGGCGCTCACCACCGAGGAGCGCaagcggctcgtcgaggccgtcgtcaagtCTGCCAGGGGCCGCGTGGGCgtcatggccggcgtcggcgacctatccacggccaagacggtcgagctcgccgagcacgctgcgcgggcgggcgccgactCGCTCCTGGTGGTGCCTCCTTTCTACGACGCCCCGACCCTggcggagctcaaggagcacctcgccgaggTCCACAGGGCGTCCGGCCTGCCCATCGTCTACTACAACATCCCCTCGGCCACGGGGCTGGCCCTCACGCCCGCTGAGATGGCCtcgctcggcgacgtcggcgtgcGCTACCTCAAGGACACGTCcggcaacgccgccgccctgacGGACATGATCCTGAGCGACGAGCTTGCGTCCAGAATCACCGTCTTCAACGGCTGGGACACGCTGACCTTTtacggcctcgccgccggcgccaagggcTCCGTTtggggcgccgccaacatcgTCCCCGAGCTGTGCGTGCAGCTGTgggacgccgtggccgtccgCGGCGACCTGCGCGAGGGGCGCGAGGTGTGGAAGAAGATCTTTCCCATATGCAAGCTGCTCGAGTCGGGAAACtacgcggccgccgtcaagacggccatggagCTGCGGGGCtggaagacgggcggcgtgcgCAAGCCCTTTGCCATGACGGGGGGCGACGCGCGACGGAGGCTCGCCGcagccctcgcggccgcgggcgtgggcaCAGACGGAGCGGGGGAGCGTAGTCCAGACTGA
- a CDS encoding uncharacterized protein (COG:S~EggNog:ENOG503PB2Z) codes for MKPAASARDQPRSRTFTGCGTCRNRHLKCDEAKPTCSTCRRLDLPCRGYAPRLLWIASPASSADPEGGAFRYPLFTEAHRSSMSADMVRSLGRRAAGEILLDLDAESVSGDGLHAVGPFGVFKACEGTGQRPDSPSSDGEDPSSDGREEHVSLDLPRDDALSPPADVFADLDQPSLFGAELAGSEEWMGLGLPWDESLSEGFDVPPSPSVIEALVTHKPTLSRQPATVHGSPGFRSVVDVFPLNRAPSSGTSLPQHAAALLRHLKARVLNDTASAARGMSPWKLLLLPCALETFAEVQLWDSTTQARRSVLSVLLAKSAFHLGESAAHDESAASFWLRVGADHQRDAQRHLGAALQTEPGTSQYTETLMAILGVAVISVHRHGPRVVKRLLLEAERLIRARGLPATKTFAHRVLHHLYTHLRIIMESTSIVPSEGQRERHASRLAGAAAGQFRVDAQQLGKLDATHPKPDDVGYNDIHLDVSGVWRATLYPDIFGVPEALMTLLSQTISFVNERPRLHAASLRDATVSAAVARHVKTLERDIWSWNLQRTSAPFGPVPPCLPGEADAPRRQHVESMVLSMHQALIIFFYRRVHNLSAMVVQDQVRKALELAQPCLEMPWVDADFSVTIGWSTFIAASEAATPDLQAMGLRCLEAVDDSGMFVDGRKPSAVAQAVWEHRRRTCDYAYGWPDVMQMEP; via the exons ATGAAGCCTGCAGCATCCGCGCGAGACCAGCCGCGGTCGAGGACCTTTACCGGCTGCGGGACCTGCCGGAACCGCCACCTCAAgtgcgacgaggcgaagccgacctgctcgacctgccgccgcctcgacctgcCCTGCCGGGGATATGCCCCGCGGCTGCTGTGGatcgcctcgccggcgtcgagcgcggatcccgagggcggcgcgttCCGATACCCCCTCTTCACCGAGGCGCACAGGTCCTCGATGAGCGCCGACATGGTGCGGAGcctcgggcgacgggcggccggAGAGATtctgctcgacctcgacgccgagtcCGTgtccggcgacgggctgcaCGCGGTCGGCCCCTTTGGTGTTTTCAAGGCGTGCGAGGGCACGGGACAGCGCCCGGACAGCCCGTCgagcgatggcgaggaccCGTCGAGCGATGGCCGCGAGGAACACGTCTCTCTCGACCTCCCACGGGACGATGCTctatcgccgccggccgacgtGTTTGCAGACCTCGACCAGCCGTCGCTCTTTGGTGCTGAACTTGCGGGATCTGAAGAGTGGATGGGCCTGGGCCTGCCGTGGGACGAAAGCCTCTCCGAAGGCTTTgacgtgccgccgtcgccgagcgtGATCGAGGCGCTCGTGACGCACAAGCCGACTCTCTCTCGGCAACCCGCCACCGTTCACGGCTCGCCTGGCTTccgctccgtcgtcgacgtcttccCCCTGAATCGTGCTCCGAGCAGCGGCACGTCGCTACCGcagcatgccgccgccctgctccgcCACCTCAAGGCCCGTGTGCTGAATgacacggcctcggccgcgcgcggcATGTCCCCGtggaagctgctgctgctgccctgtgCGCTCGAGACGTTTGCCGAGGTCCAGCTCTGggactcgacgacgcaggcccgccgcagcgtccTCTCGGTCCTCTTGGCAAAGAGCGCGTTCCATCTcggcgagtcggcggcgcacgacgagtcggccgcctcgttctggctccgcgtcggcgccgaccacCAGCGCGACGCGCAGAGGCACCTCGGGGCTGCCCTGCAGACGGAGCCGGGGACCTCCCAGTACACCGAGACGCTCATGGCAATCTTGGGCGTCGCTGTCATCTCC GTGCATCGTCACGGCCCGCGCGTCGTCaagaggctgctgctggaggcggaGCGCCTCATTCGCGCCCGGGGGCTGCCCGCCACCAAGACCTTTGCGCATCGCGTCCTGCACCACCTGTACACGCATCTGCGAATCATCATGGAGAGCACCAGCATCGTGCCCTCGGAAGGGCAACGAGAGAGGCACGCGTCCCGGctcgcgggagcggcggcgggccagttccgcgtcgacgcgcagcaACTCGGCAAGCTGGACGCCACGCATCCgaagcccgacgacgtcggctACAATGACATCCACCTGGACGTGTCGGGCGTATGGCGGGCCACGCTGTACCCGGACATCTTTGGCGTGCCCGAGGCGCTCATGACGCTCCTGTCGCAGACCATCAGCTTCGTCAACGAGAGGCCCCGCTTGcacgccgccagcctgcGCGACGCGACCGTGTctgcggccgtggcccggCACGTCAAGACGCTGGAGCGAGATATTTGGTCGTGGAACCTACAACGAACGAGCGCGCCCTTTGggcccgtgccgccgtgTCTGCCGGGAGAGGCCGACGCTCCGCGCAGGCAGCACGTGGAGTCGATGGTCCTCTCGATGCACCAGGCcctcatcatcttcttctaCCGCCGCGTCCACAACCTCAGCGCCATGGTCGTGCAGGACCAGGTCAggaaggccctcgagctcgcgcagcCGTGCCTGGAGATGCCGTGGGTCGACGCCGACTTTTCCGTCACCATCGGCTGGTCGACGTTTATCGCGGCCTCGGAGGCGGCCACCCCCGACCTGCAGGCGATGGGGCTGCGgtgcctcgaggccgtcgacgacagcggcatGTTTGTCGACGGCAGGAAGCCGAGCGCGGTGGCGCAGGCCGTCTGGGAGCACAGGCGCAGGACGTGCGACTATGCGTACGGATGGCCCGACGTGATGCAGATGGAGCCATGA
- a CDS encoding uncharacterized protein (COG:S~TransMembrane:11 (i44-65o71-93i123-145o157-174i181-204o229-253i265-287o307-326i347-371o377-400i420-442o)~EggNog:ENOG503NTYB) — translation MESKLKPSSAHVQTPDVSAGEVDDARHDAVFGKLKQDGPNFRNVGWLGTACLMMKAQIGLGVLSFPSVFDTLGMIPGVVLLCTVAGITTWSDYMVGVFKLRHRHVYGVDDAGQLMFGRVGRELFAVAFMGQYVMTAGSAMLSISICLNALSDHGACTAVFVAVAFIMVFVLSSIRTLGRMTWLAIAGVVAIIIAVLTVTIATGVQDRPPTAPRDGPWQSDYKLFGSPTFAQASSAVSTLIFAYAGTGAFFPIVSEMRDPRLYPRALALCQTVITVVFLIVGIVVYYNCGSYVASPALGSAGTTIKKVSYGIALPGLLVSGILLAHVSNKYVFVRILRGSDHLTSNTLTHWATWLGCSFGVCIVAYMLASAIPVFNGIVSLAGALFGTLLSFQPMGCMWLYDNWSGGKGKASPGWRWRLMVCWSLFVIASGTFLMVAGTYGSIVGIVDSYRAKGGTSAWSCADNSNSS, via the exons ATGGAAAGCAAGCTCAAGCCGTCGTCTGCTCACGTCCAGACCCCCGACGtgagcgccggcgaggtggacgacgcGCGACACGATGCCGTGTTTGGGAAACTCAAGCAAGACGGCCCCAACTTCCGCAAC GTCGGCTGGCTCGGCACGGCGTGCTTGATGATGAAGGCCCAGATCGGGCTGGGCGTCTTGTCGTTCCCGTCCGTGTTCGACACCCTCGGCATGATCCCGGGCGTGGTCCTGCTCtgcaccgtcgccggcatcaccacGTGGTCAGACTACATGGTCGGCGTCTTCAAGCTCCGGCACCGCCACGTctacggcgtcgacgatgccggccaGCTCATGTTTGGGCGCGTCGGGCGGGAGCTGTTTGCCGTCGCCTTCATGGGCC AGTACGTCAtgacggccgggtcggccATGCTGAGCATCTCGATCTGTCTCAACGCGCTGTCCGACCACGGCGCGTGCAcggccgtcttcgtcgccgtcgccttcatCATGGTGTTTGTGCTCTCCAGCATCCGCACCCTCGGACGCATGACCTGGCTTGCCATAGCCGGTGtcgtggccatcatcatcgccg TGCTCACCGTGACAATCGCGACGGGCGTCCAGGACCGCCCTCCGACGGCCCCTCGCGACGGCCCCTGGCAGTCCGACTACAAGCTGTTTGGGAGCCCGACCTTTGCGCAggccagctcggccgtgTCGACGCTCATCTTTGCCTACGCCGGCACGGGCGCCTTCTTCCCCATCGTGTCCGAGATGCGGGATCCGCGCCTGTATCCGCGGGCCCTGGCGCTCTGCCAGACCGTCATCACCGTCGTCTTCTTGATTGTGGGCATCGTGGTGTACTACAATTGCGGGTCGTACGTTGCCTCGCCTGCGCTCGGGTCCGcgggcaccaccatcaaAAAGGTCTCGTACGGCATCGCCCTGCCGGGGCTGCTCGTCAgcggcatcctcctcgcccac GTATCAAACAAGTACGTCTTTGTGCGGATCCTGCGCGGGTCGGACCACCTCACGTCCAACACGCTTACGCACTGGGCGAcgtggctgggctgcagctTCGGCGTCTGCATCGTGGCGTACATGCTCGCCAGCGCCATACCCGTCTTCAACGGCATCGTGTCGCTGGCCGGGGCGCTGTTCGGCACCCTCCTGTCGTTCCAGCCCATGGGGTGCATGTGGCTCTACGACAACtggagcggcggcaagggcaaggcgagcccgggctggcgctggcggctgATGGTGTGCTGGAGCCTGTTTGTCATTGCCTCGGGCACGTTCCTCATGGTGGCGGGCACGTACGGCAGCATCGTGGGCATCGTCGATTCGTACAGGGCCAAGGGCGGGACGTCTGCGTGGTCGTGCGCGGACAACTCCAACTCGAGCTGA
- a CDS encoding uncharacterized protein (EggNog:ENOG503NYN7~COG:E), producing the protein MRSRRTISLVCCHAEGEAGDVVIGGVLDVPAATMHEKLVKFMARHDGLRRLLLHEPRGRLESSAMIVLPPCDPRADAGFLIMAPGDWVPMSGSNAICTTTVLLETGMVPMTEPSTTVRLDTAAGLVTATAECADGACRSVSLDNVPAFVHALDLEVAVPGVGRVLVDVAYGGQWYAVAEAEALGVDVAPACGNRLVELGALVRAAVLDLCTPTHPENPAIRGIHNVIITAPLEAGPDGRLSVKHAVVVTPGRLDRSPCGTGSSARLAILHARKRIGVDQPVEFRSVIETRFLGRVRATLTVGGLAAVVPSIKGRAWITGEKQIYVDPDDPFQEGFQL; encoded by the coding sequence ATGAGATCGCGGCGCACCATCTCGCTCGTGTGCTGCCAcgcagagggcgaggccggcgacgtcgtcatcggcggcgtcctcgacgtgcccgcggcgacgatgcacgagaagctcgtcaagTTCATGGCCCGGCACGACGGGCtgcgccggctgctgctccacgAGCCGCGGGGCCGGCTGGAGTCGAGCGCCATGAtcgtgctgccgccgtgcgacccgcgcgccgacgcgggcTTCCTCATCATGGCCCCCGGCGACTGGGTGCCCATGTCCGGGTCCAACGCCATctgcacgacgacggtgctgcTCGAGACGGGCATGGTGCCCATGACGGAGCCCTCGACGACCGTCAGGCtggacacggcggcgggcctcgtcaccgccacggccgagtGCGCCGACGGGGCGTGCCGGTCCGTCTCGCTCGACAACGTGCCCGCGTTCGTGCACGCGCTGGACTTGGAGGTGGCCGTGCCGGGCGTCgggcgcgtcctcgtcgacgtggcctACGGCGGGCAGTGGtacgccgtggccgaggccgaggcgctgggcgtcgacgtcgcgccggCCTGCGGGaaccgcctcgtcgagctcggcgcgctggtcagggcggcggtgctcgACCTCTGCACGCCCACGCACCCCGAGAACCCGGCCATCCGAGGCATCCAcaacgtcatcatcaccgcgcCCCTCGAGGCGGGCCCCGACGGGCGGCTGTCCGTCAagcacgccgtcgtcgtcacccccGGCAGGCTGGATCGGAGCCCGTGCGGGACCgggagctcggcgcggctggcgatTCTGCATGCGAGGAAGCGGATTGGGGTGGATCAGCCGGTCGAGTTTCGGAGCGTCATTGAGACGCGGTTCCTGGGACGGGTCAGGGCGACGCTCACGGTGGGGGGGCTTGCGGCCGTCGTTCCCAGCATCAAAGGCAGGGCGTGGATCACGGGCGAGAAGCAGATATACGTCGACCCTGACGATCCATTCCAGGAAGGCTTTCAGCTGTAG
- the DAO1_2 gene encoding D-amino acid oxidase (EggNog:ENOG503NXYK~COG:E) — protein MADTVVVVVVGAGVSGLTSALLLSKNKGYSITVVAKHMPGDYHGEYASPFAGANIVPMADEAGKRWESETWHELKRLAQEIHRRSRDLATDAGFPAQTFSSAPWYRGLFDDYRDLPPADVLDGYDSASEYTGVCINTAVYLPWLVGQLLRNGVVVKRGILADIVEAKALGHTGRPASVIVNATGLGSHKLGGVRDPALYPVRGQTVLVRNETTPMVLCSGSSDGPGEELYVMQRAGGGGTVLGGTYDVGNWDTEPDPNVASRIMARAVRARPGMAGGRGVAGLSVIRHAVGLRPARRGGVRLEREALDGATTVVHNYGHGGFGYQSSYGYAAGVVELVGEIRRQRAAKL, from the exons ATGGCGGataccgtcgtcgtcgtcgtcgtcgg AGCCGGTGTCTCGGGCCTCACGTCGGCTCTCTTGCTGTCCAAGAACAAGGGCTACAGCATCACGGTGGTGGCAAAGCACATGCCGGGCGACTACCACGGCGAGTACGCGTCGCCGTTTGCGGGGGCCAACATCGTCCC catggccgacgaggccggcaaaCGATGGGAGTCGGAGACGTGGCACGAGCTGAAGCGCCTCGCCCAAGAG ATCCACCGTCGGAGCCGCGACCTGGCCACGGACGCGGGGTTCCCGGCGCAGACCTTTAGCAGCGCGCCGTGGTACCGCGGCCTGTTTGACGACTACCGCGACCTCCCGCCGGCCGACGTGCTGGACGGCTACGACTCGGCGTCCGAGTATACGGGCGTCTGCATCAACACGGCCGTGTACCTGCCGTGGCTCGTGGGGCAGCTCCTCCGcaacggcgtcgtggtgAAGCGCGGCATCCTCGCGGACATTGTagaggccaaggcgctcggccACACGGGGCGGCCCGCGTCCGTCATTGTCAACGCGACGGGCCTGGGCTCGCAcaagctgggcggcgtgcgcgaCCCGGCCCTCTACCCGGTGCGCGGGCAGACGGTCCTCGTGCGCAAcgagacgacgcccatgGTGCTGTGCTCGGGCTCCAGCGACGGcccgggcgaggagctgtACGTGATGCAGcgcgcgggaggcggcggcaccgtgCTGGGCGGCACGTACGACGTCGGCAACTGGGACACGGAGCCGGACCCCAACGTGGCGTCGCGCATCATGGCCCGCGCGGTGAGGGCCCGGCcggggatggcgggcggAAGGGGGGTGGCCGGGCTGAGCGTCATACGCCACGCCGTCGggctgcggccggcgcgcagggGCGGCGTGCGGCTCGAGAGGGAGGCGCTGgacggggcgacgacggtggtgcaCAACTACGGGCACGGCGGGTTCGGATACCAGTCGTCGTACGGGtacgcggcgggcgtcgtggaGCTGGTGGGCGAGATTCGCAGGCAGAGGGCTGCGAAGCTGTAA
- the vid27 gene encoding tRNA (guanine(9)-N(1))-methyltransferase (BUSCO:EOG09260WG2~EggNog:ENOG503NX2R~COG:U) has translation MFVLRNVGKLIFGSSAQESLIELPQGQLYLVRPLSPKGYSELIFKDAAIRIRRTNQDFHYQLVVQRVFEEGEAELLAEEEGDDAELDALAAERDEKTFLLGEELRLRAEFREGEEKVLAWRDLSGDTGDVYEFVCDAQVSEAQVRQFVRAAQECQYERKYRKPHATAADDDFEQFEFHQENPIPPASPIHSPTLARSIESVDDMYKQRTPANASAKRIDAAAAAAAADPVTPEKPAATAATPAPASPQAPPKPIEMYAAVTAELHLFDPQPGHFVMMDESVVATVSEVGKWEYWLQIDGSEKSWLGTPVVAEFNPVFDFEYLSFVFNHFGSDGSARSWLLRFKDQPTLERFQEAVMQAIWERLNETKWAKIQEKEREYVLDSFGDLNMEDAPPIEEEEEEEEEEEEADEDEDEGIRSEEYDSKDEEADEDRRDGEVNSQLAVGYKHDRSFVVRGSKIGVFSHTPDNRLKFSTNISKVMTPKGKLMSPKKVMLHSEDRDMIIQNSVDPNKLYRMDLEYGKVVDEWNVHDDVPVVNFAPENKFAQMTGEQTFLGVSHNALYRVDPRLAGNKLVDADMKQYASKNDFSALATTEKGYIAVASNKGDIRLFDRLGIRAKAQLPALGDPITGMDVSADGRWILGTTKNYLLLVDAQQRGGKNEGKLGFEKPFAADAKPQPKRLALTPEHVAQFYHETGKPISFTPAKFNTGAGAEETSIITATGPYIIEWNLKRVLRGVKGAYKIKRYVEEVKADDFKFGSDKNVIVALPNEVNMVAKQSLRRPTRESIIGDVRLSGGGGGGRRSSARIGTLDSGRYKLGKDDIVDSPY, from the exons ATGTTTGTCCTGCGCAATG TCGGCAAGCTCATCTTCGGCTCCAGCGCCCAAGAGTCGCTCATCGAGCTCCCCCAGGGCCAGCTGTACCTGGTCCGCCCGCTCTCGCCCAAGGGCTACTCGGAGCTCATCTTCAAGGACGCGGCCATCCGCATCCGCCGCACCAACCAAGACTTCCACTACCAGCTCGTCGTGCAGCGCGTcttcgaggagggcgaggccgagctgctggccgaggaggagggcgacgacgccgagctcgacgccctcgccgccgagcgcgacgaAAAGACGTTtctgctgggcgaggagctgcgcctccgcgccgagttccgcgagggcgaggaaaAGGTGCTGGCCTGGCGGGACCTGAGCGGCGACACGGGCGACGTCTACGAGTTTGTCTGCGACGCGCAGGTCTCCGAGGCGCAGGTCCGGCAGTTtgtgcgcgccgcccaggagtGCCAGTACGAGCGCAAGTACCGCAAGCCccacgccacggccgccgacgacgactttgagCAGTTTGAGTTTCACCAGGAGAACCCCATCCCGCCCGCGAGCCCCATCCACAGCCCGACCCTCGCCCGGTCCATCGAGTCGGTCGACGACATGTACAAGCAGCGGACGCCCGCCAACGCGTCGGCGAagcgcatcgacgccgccgccgccgccgccgccgccgaccccgtcACGCCCGAGAAGCctgcggccacggcggcaacgccggcacccgccagcccgcaggcgccgcccaagcccatCGAAATgtacgccgccgtcaccgcggAGCTGCACCTCTTCGACCCGCAGCCCGGCCACTTTGTCATGATGGACGAGTCCGTCGTGGCGACCGTGTCCGAGGTCGGCAAGTGGGAGTACTGGCTGCAGATTGACGGCAGCGAAAAGTCGTGGCTGGGCacccccgtcgtcgccgagttCAACCCCGTCTTCGACTTCGAGTACCTCTCGTTCGTCTTCAACCACTTTGGCAGCGACGGGTCGGCGCGGTCGTGGCTGCTCCGGTTCAAGGACCAGCCGACGCTGGAGCGGTTCCAGGAGGCGGTCATGCAGGCCATCTGGGAGCGGCTCAACGAGACCAAGTGGGCCAAGATTCAGGAAAAGGAGCGCGAGTACGTGCTCGACTCGTTTGGCGACCTCAACATGGaggacgcgccgcccattgaggaagaggaggaggaggaggaggaggaggaagaggccgacgaggacgaggacgagggcatcCGCAGCGAAGAGTACGACTCCaaggacgaagaggccgacgaggacaggcgggacggcgaggtcaacTCGCAGCTGGCCGTCGGGTACAAGCACGACCGGTCGTTTGTGGTGCGCGGGTCCAAGATTGGCGTCTTCTCGCACACGCCCGACAACCGGCTCAAGTTCTCGACCAACATCTCCAAGGTCATGACGCCCAAGGGCAAGCTCATGAGCCCGAAAAAGGTGATGCTGCACAGCGAGGACCGCGACATGATCATCCAGAACAGCGTCGACCCCAACAAGCTGTACCGCATGGACCTCGAGTACGGCAAGGTGGTGGACGAGTGGAACGtgcacgacgacgtgcccgtcgtcaacTTTGCGCCCGAGAACAAGTTTGCGCAGATGACGGGCGAGCAGACGTTCCTGGGCGTGTCGCACAACGCGCTGTACCGCGTGGACCcgcggctggccggcaacaagctcgtcgacgccgacatgaAGCAGTACGCGTCCAAAAACGACTTttcggcgctggcgacgacggaaaAGGGCtacatcgccgtcgccagcaaCAAGGGCGACATCCGGCTCTTCGACCGCCTCGGCATCCGGGCCAAGGCGCAGCTGCCGGCGCTCGGCGACCCCATCACCGGCATGGACGTGTCGGCCGACGGCCGCTGGATCCTCGGCACCACCAAGAACTacctgctgctcgtcgacgcgcagcagcgcggcggcaagaacGAGGGCAAGCTGGGCTTCGAGAAGcccttcgccgccgacgccaagcCGCAGCCcaagcgcctcgccctcacGCCCGAGCACGTGGCGCAGTTCTACCacgagacgggcaagccCATTTCCTTTACGCCCGCAAAGTTCAacacgggcgccggcgccgaggagacgagcatcatcaccgccacggGCCCGTACATTATCGAGTGGAACCTGAAGCgcgtgctgcgcggcgtcaAGGGCGCGTACAAGATCAAGCGctacgtcgaggaggtcaaggccgacgacttCAAGTTTGGCTCCGACAAGaacgtcatcgtcgccctgccCAACGAGGTCAACATGGTGGCCAAGCAGAGCCTGCGGCGGCCCACGCGCGAGAGCATCATTGGCGACGTGCGtctgagcggcggcggcggcggcggccggaggagctcggcgcgcatCGGCACCCTCGACAGCGGCCGCTACAAGCTCGGCAAGGACGACATTGTGGACTCGCCGTACtag